In a single window of the Pontibacter russatus genome:
- a CDS encoding magnesium transporter CorA family protein, which produces MVASETAGWEWIDLEHPTVEDLQELAAQYGLHSTSVTDSLQPEHLPKYEHIGDTAFMIARVYDTSAHRDADTIQELTNKIAIFFSGKYIITIHRNSASLIQVVKEKYIDTNLIRTPADLLVKLIKAVFKTYEAPARTLAEDLDYYEAKTFLNRRMPPLTKGLYHLKRKASVCRRVLRLSEVILSNMHQYGFQSTEVQDLQDLHVHVETQFDEINDGTNNLINIYISLSSQKTNDVMRVLTVFSAFFLPLTFIVGVYGMNFNHMPELEKTYGYPAVLVLMVLVTLSIYLWFRRKGWLP; this is translated from the coding sequence TTGGTAGCTTCAGAAACCGCAGGTTGGGAGTGGATTGACCTGGAACACCCCACTGTGGAGGATTTGCAGGAACTGGCTGCACAATATGGCCTGCACAGTACCTCTGTCACCGACTCTCTGCAGCCGGAGCACCTGCCCAAGTACGAGCACATCGGGGATACGGCCTTCATGATTGCCCGCGTATATGACACCAGCGCCCACCGCGACGCTGACACGATACAGGAGCTCACTAACAAGATCGCCATCTTCTTCTCCGGGAAATACATTATCACCATTCACCGCAATTCCGCCAGCCTCATCCAGGTGGTGAAAGAAAAATACATCGACACAAATCTCATCCGGACACCGGCTGACCTGCTCGTCAAGCTGATAAAGGCTGTTTTCAAAACGTATGAGGCGCCGGCGCGCACGCTGGCAGAAGACCTGGACTATTATGAGGCCAAAACCTTTCTGAACCGGCGCATGCCGCCGCTCACCAAAGGTCTTTACCACCTGAAGCGGAAAGCCTCCGTGTGCCGGCGCGTGCTCCGTCTGTCGGAAGTGATACTGAGCAACATGCACCAGTATGGGTTTCAATCGACGGAGGTGCAGGACCTGCAGGACCTGCATGTGCATGTGGAGACGCAGTTCGACGAAATCAACGACGGTACCAACAACCTGATCAATATCTATATATCGCTCTCCTCGCAGAAAACAAATGACGTGATGCGTGTGCTCACCGTCTTTTCCGCCTTTTTCCTGCCGCTTACTTTTATTGTGGGCGTCTATGGAATGAACTTTAACCATATGCCCGAGCTGGAGAAGACATATGGATACCCCGCCGTGCTCGTGCTGATGGTGCTGGTGACGCTCAGCATCTACCTGTGGTTCCGCAGGAAAGGATGGCTTCCCTGA
- a CDS encoding alpha/beta hydrolase family protein translates to MAAFIGFTGAHAQNYDEAKVPAYTLPEILKTADGKVIDDVRSWEQKRRPEILTLFENNVYGQMPKAYDSLRYIVTNEVKNAMGGKAHLKEVTITAWKADKSVDIHLVLFVPNNIGKPAPAFLLINNRDKSNTDPTRAVKSDFWPAELAIENGYAIAAFQVDDAAPDNKDTYQEGVLQLYPGQLKAGNGMKAIGAWAWAAGRVMDYFQQDKDIDAGKVAIVGHSRGGKAALWAGAQDQRFALVFSNNSGNSGAALSRRRFGETVKKINDSFPHWFADNYREYNGNEAALPVDQHMLLALIAPRPVYVTSASEDLWADPKGSYLSLLHGQEVYDLYKKPSGLTPEPPAINSPIIKSYLGYHNREGKHNLTAYDWKNFMRFADYHFESKP, encoded by the coding sequence TTGGCAGCCTTCATTGGCTTTACGGGAGCGCATGCGCAGAACTACGATGAGGCCAAGGTGCCCGCCTACACCCTGCCGGAGATACTAAAGACAGCCGACGGTAAAGTTATAGATGATGTACGCTCCTGGGAGCAGAAGAGAAGGCCGGAAATTCTGACGCTTTTCGAGAACAACGTCTACGGGCAAATGCCCAAAGCCTACGACAGCCTGCGCTATATAGTAACGAATGAGGTGAAGAACGCAATGGGCGGAAAGGCGCATCTGAAGGAAGTAACCATCACGGCCTGGAAAGCAGACAAGTCTGTCGACATCCACCTGGTGCTCTTTGTACCGAACAATATAGGAAAGCCCGCACCCGCGTTCCTGCTGATCAACAACCGCGACAAGAGCAATACCGACCCGACAAGGGCAGTGAAGAGTGATTTCTGGCCGGCAGAGCTGGCGATTGAGAACGGTTATGCCATCGCGGCTTTCCAGGTAGACGATGCGGCCCCGGACAACAAAGACACGTACCAGGAGGGCGTGCTGCAGCTGTACCCCGGGCAACTGAAAGCAGGTAACGGCATGAAAGCCATCGGCGCCTGGGCCTGGGCAGCCGGCAGGGTGATGGACTACTTCCAGCAAGACAAGGACATTGATGCTGGCAAGGTGGCCATTGTTGGCCATTCGCGCGGCGGAAAGGCGGCTTTGTGGGCGGGGGCGCAGGACCAGCGCTTTGCGCTTGTGTTTTCAAACAACTCTGGCAATTCTGGGGCTGCCCTGTCCAGGAGAAGGTTCGGGGAGACGGTTAAGAAAATCAATGACTCCTTCCCTCATTGGTTTGCTGACAACTACAGGGAGTACAACGGAAACGAGGCAGCCCTGCCCGTCGACCAGCATATGCTGCTTGCCCTTATTGCCCCAAGGCCAGTGTATGTGACCAGCGCCTCCGAAGACCTCTGGGCCGACCCGAAAGGCTCCTATCTGTCGTTGCTGCATGGCCAGGAAGTCTATGACCTGTATAAAAAGCCCTCGGGCCTTACACCAGAGCCTCCGGCAATCAACAGCCCCATCATTAAGTCCTATTTAGGCTACCACAACCGCGAGGGCAAGCACAACCTGACAGCCTACGACTGGAAAAACTTCATGCGTTTCGCTGATTATCATTTCGAAAGCAAGCCATAA
- a CDS encoding phosphotriesterase family protein translates to MSKSIIYLVTIFFAAGCSHKLQQGRLVTVRGEIPVEEMGTSLIHEHILVDFIGADSTGYHRWEKPEVMDRALPFLLEAKRRGVNTFFECTPAYLGRDPLLLRELSENTGLHIVTNTGYYGAGDNKYVPERAFGETPGEIAKVWIDEFNHGIEGSGVFPGFIKISVDWKGALSPMHAKIVKAAAITHKATGLTIVSHTGSDGPAFAQLEILKSEGVSPEAFVWTHAQDGTFEGYIKAAKQGAWVSLDNVNRNNHDKPGGIDWCVALLTKLKKENVLHKVLIAHDAGWYNPGQENGGNFRGYTDIFEYLIPALKKNGFSQEDIDLLLVKNPQRAYAVNIRKAND, encoded by the coding sequence ATGAGCAAATCAATCATTTATCTGGTTACAATCTTTTTTGCGGCGGGTTGCTCCCATAAGCTGCAGCAGGGGAGACTTGTAACCGTAAGAGGCGAAATTCCTGTTGAAGAGATGGGAACCAGCTTAATCCACGAGCATATACTGGTCGATTTTATTGGAGCCGACAGCACCGGCTACCACCGCTGGGAAAAGCCGGAAGTGATGGACAGGGCGCTCCCTTTTTTGCTTGAAGCCAAACGGAGAGGTGTAAACACGTTTTTTGAATGTACTCCGGCTTATTTAGGCCGCGATCCGCTGTTGTTAAGAGAGCTTTCCGAAAATACCGGGCTTCATATTGTTACAAATACAGGCTATTATGGTGCAGGAGACAATAAGTATGTTCCTGAACGCGCTTTCGGCGAAACTCCCGGGGAAATCGCCAAAGTCTGGATCGATGAATTCAACCATGGAATCGAAGGGTCTGGTGTATTCCCTGGTTTTATAAAAATCTCAGTTGACTGGAAAGGCGCCTTATCGCCCATGCACGCAAAAATTGTGAAAGCAGCAGCAATCACGCACAAAGCAACAGGCTTGACCATTGTCTCGCACACGGGTTCCGATGGCCCGGCATTTGCGCAATTGGAAATTCTGAAAAGCGAAGGGGTTTCCCCTGAAGCCTTCGTGTGGACGCATGCCCAGGACGGCACCTTTGAAGGATATATAAAAGCCGCCAAACAGGGCGCATGGGTTTCGCTGGATAATGTGAACAGAAACAATCACGACAAGCCCGGCGGGATTGATTGGTGTGTAGCGCTTTTGACAAAACTGAAAAAAGAGAATGTGCTTCACAAGGTGTTGATAGCCCATGACGCGGGGTGGTATAACCCGGGGCAGGAAAACGGGGGAAACTTCCGCGGGTATACCGACATCTTCGAGTATCTGATCCCTGCTTTGAAGAAAAATGGGTTCAGCCAGGAGGACATCGATTTGCTGCTTGTCAAAAACCCCCAGAGGGCCTATGCTGTGAATATCAGGAAAGCCAATGACTGA
- a CDS encoding LexA family protein — translation MRNANLLPILPQQLEPLFFEYIETIEIPLLASCISAGFPSPADDYLEENINIGRYLIQNPASTYMMRVKGNSMVEANIHEGDILIIDRAQDAADGLPVICILEGEFTVKTFKRIKDKAFLVPANPAYKSIEVTEEMDMRVWGVVVWILHKPVKL, via the coding sequence ATGCGCAACGCAAACCTCCTCCCTATATTACCGCAACAGCTGGAGCCGCTTTTCTTCGAGTACATAGAAACTATAGAGATTCCGCTGCTGGCCTCCTGTATCTCCGCAGGCTTCCCCTCCCCCGCTGACGACTACTTGGAAGAAAATATAAACATCGGCAGGTACCTCATCCAGAATCCCGCCTCTACCTACATGATGCGGGTGAAGGGCAATTCCATGGTAGAAGCCAACATCCATGAGGGGGATATCCTTATCATAGACAGGGCACAGGATGCGGCCGACGGCTTGCCCGTCATATGTATCCTGGAGGGAGAGTTCACGGTGAAGACTTTCAAGCGGATAAAGGACAAAGCTTTTCTGGTGCCCGCCAACCCTGCCTATAAATCCATTGAGGTAACAGAGGAGATGGACATGCGGGTGTGGGGCGTGGTGGTATGGATTCTGCACAAGCCGGTGAAGCTGTGA